One Peromyscus leucopus breed LL Stock chromosome 20, UCI_PerLeu_2.1, whole genome shotgun sequence genomic window, TTCCTGGGTTCAGTCACATAAGCCTTATTTTCTGGAcccaaactgtaagccagctgcCAGAGGGGTGCTAGAGAAaccatggaaagaaaaacaagtatAATCCCAGCATCATGGCAGTGTCACTCTCCTGAAGGAGACAGATAGTAATTAAATAATCAGAtgggaaaacataaaataatactaGTAATGAGTAACATTAAGGAAGGGAGCCCACTCAGTAAGTTACCCCACAGGTACAGAGGGATGGCTTCTGGGGCTGGCACACCTTGGTGGTGGCTAGGCcaaagggaaggctgggggcctTACTTTCCTGCTAACTCATTTCCCAGAAATACCAATTCCCAAAATCCAATGTAGTCAGAATGGGAAGCCAAAGGGAAGCCAGGCTTACTTCCTGGTCCAATCCCCAACCTATTGTCCCACGGCCCATCcttacccccaaaataaataaagccccAGTCAGGCTGCTACTCCAGCATTCTACACGGCTTCCTAGGGAAAGCTGACCTTGCTCCAGTGCCACCATGAAATTCTTCACTGTCCTGCTGTTTGCCAGCCTTGCCACAGCCTCTCTTGCTGTCCTGCCTGGTGAGTACACcttccttcccactctccttAGTCCCCTAGAGGGCATTGGGCTGTCAGATGAGCAACATCACCACCCTTATGGAGAGATGATAAGATATAGAATGAAAAAGCCACCACTGGAAGTGAACATGAAGACATATACCCCCTGAGTCCAGCAACCCAGAAAGCCAAGGCTGAGTTCAGAGGCCAGACTGGACCCATAACAGGGTAGACTACAGGTGAACAGAGATTGTGTTAGATCCTAGCACCAGAGGCTGGTTCACCACAACCCAAGCAAAATCACTACTTTAGATCTCCTCCTCTCCCTAGTACAATGAGAGCAAGCTACACACACTGCATCCAGTGCTATCTGTAGCACTCATTCTGAACTATATATAGTTCCAGGGACTTTGGGTACACTAACAGCTTACATAAAGACCTCTGCTATCATTGAAATTTCatttgagaaggaagaaaaaataaacatactgaAAAGATTACATAGTATTTTAGAAATGCTAATGAAAGTTGAATAAGGgactagctgggcatggtggtgcacacctgcatttccaacactgaggaagcagaagcaggagagtcatgtaagttccaggccaaccacaACTATCAAGAAAAACTCTatctaaagcaaacaaacaaaaaagagcaaagaaagttGAGGGAGCTGCAATGGGGTACTACAAAAGACCAGTTCACATGTTAACAGTCTTGAGATCTCTAGAGACTGTAACCTCTTCTGTCCTCAGGGTCTGAAGATGAAATCCACATGAAGACTCAGCACACATCTGCCAGTAAGTATCATGAGAGTATCCCTTGGTTGTtggtgataaaataaaaaaaaaaactagaaagtaAATGATGCTAGGAAGAAGTGAGCAGACAGTCCCTCCTGCTGTTGGCCTTAATCTTTCCTGCTGCACTAATTGGCCATAGATCTGGGGGCCAGGAACCTTTTGAACAGCACTCATGCTATGTAATCATTGGAAATTGGAATGGAAACAGCACCTGACACCCAAATGTTGGCAGGTAAAATGTTTCCTCACCCTGAGACAAGAGGCCTCATCAGctataggcactgcacacacagcccaaaaatcttaaaaattgcaGGGTTCAGTTTTGTAGATTAACTATAAACACGGTTTAATCTTGAGCTAACTTCCCAGATTAACCAGGGAGAAGTCTAAGAAGCTAAAGGAGAAAAACACTTGGAGTTCAGAGGGAAGAACCAAAGCTAATAAGCTCCTCCTACAAGCCAAGCAAAGGGAAGGGTATTTGCAAATGGCTCTTAACTGAGAAGGTAGATTTGCTGGGGGTGTGGGGAAGTGCGATTCCTAAACTTGACACTAGAAATCTAATCCGTGCCTTTGAGGAGCTCAGGGATACGGATGCCAGCATGGGACCTGAATGCTCCTATAGATCAGTTAGGGGATGACACAACACTAATGGCCTGCCTGCTATGCAAAGGGGACACTGTTTCTCCCAGAAGCTTTCTCTGCCCCTAACTCCCTGCATGTTCTTGGTTTCAGCTTCCCAGTCCATTCCAACCAGTCACAACAGCAAGGAGAGTACTTCCAATAAGGACTCTTCCAAGGACTCTTCCATCTTCAGAGAACAGCTGGTTTCCAAAGATAATGTGGTGATAGAATGTACCAAATCTAAGAGTCAAAAGGCCCAGACTGGGGCATCTCAGTTGGAAGAGACCACAGGACCCACCACCTCAGCTGGTATGAGCTGGAGAAGAGGGGAAATATCTGGGGAGGTGGtaagcagaggacagagcaggCAGTAACTTGTGTAGTTATAAGGCATCTCTAGAGAGGAAAAAAAGTCCTATAAGGACAAATTTTAAATGATCCACTAACTGCCAGCACTGCAAGAAGCttttcctggggtggggtgggggtcatggAGGTGTGAACAGAGAACCTGCCCTAACTGGACATTTCTATCTTTAAATTacagaaaccaccacagagggAAAACTGACTAAATTAAACCaggcaatagaaaaaaaattggataaaataattgaaaaacttATGAGTGCTGTGGAAGACATAATCCCTGGTACCAGTGATATCACGAGCCAATGAAGATAAGAAAGCCTAACTATGTCCCATGCTGGGCCACTAGATGTGCCTCATCACCCACACTCTGCTCATCCCAACCACCACCTCTCAGTCTCCTCTTCAGTGTCTTACATTAAAGTATTGCAACCTGAACCCAGCTCTCTGGTGACTTTTGTCAGGCCCAGGAATGGAAGTGGGACACCTTCACTTTACTAGGGTTCCTTTTTTAGCTATCCTATCCCTTTAGGTtcaaacttctcatcctcctcagCTTAGAGGCCTGGTCTAGTCTTCCATCCAAAACAAGCCCTGCAAAGACTTGATCCTTGTCATCTTTCTGCACCTCCAACATAGACCACCTCCATGCCTACTCACCCACTGTAGTCTGCTTGCTTCCACCCACCAGTCCATTACAGTTACTCTCCCAATGGCACACACAACAACAGGCCCCATGGCTGCTTCTCAGTTGACTTTTCTACTCTGTCCTTGCAGGACCAGACACAACTATCTCCTCTAGAATCTTCTCCTCCCTAATTTTCTTGGATACTACCACCCTTGGTTATTCAATCTCCCTGTTACTTATATGAAATGTTTGGTATCTGATCCTAGGTCCGATCCTGTACTCTCTTGCCTTCACCTCTCTTCAGAATTCCCATAGCTTCATCTGCCAGCACTTCTTGGGGTGGGTCCCTCTCATTAACCCAGTTAGCTAACGTCTACCAAGTGCCTGTCAGGCCTGCCTACCTAATTTGCTCTGACCTCCCTACAACCTTAAGCAGTTTTTTTCTGTAAAAGCATATGAAACAGTGGGAAAAGAAAATCtctttctgtcttaaaaacacGGGTAGAGAAGATTGCCTAGTCAAGAGTAGGTAGGATGGCAAGAAGGTGAGGCATCTCTACTCTCCAGCATCCTACCCCCAGGACACATGAAAGAAAGTTCAAAGACCAACGGAGCAACTAATCTGCTACAATGCAGGGTTGGCACTCTTCTGGCTGAGAAAAGTCTGAAAGAACTGTGCTCAAAGCTGAAACCCCAGAAAATCACTTCCTTACCTTCTTGCTTTCCTCTACGATAGAAAGCCCTTTCTTCTAGCTTCCTGGTGCTCTCcagtattactcaactgtaacTATGTCCCAGACAAGACAGAGAGATCAACACAGAGTCTTCCTGATGCCAAAGTTTATGATATGGCAACAATTCTCACCTAAATAACAGGAAAAATAATGTAGGAAGaatttttcagaaagaaattaggaagaTATTTCCTAAGACGTTAGATTAGAAAATGGAAGTATTTGGGGAGATTAAAGTATCACAAACTCATCCTCTGACCCTTCAGTTCATACCACTATAGAGGCTCATTGCCCAGTGAGAACCAAAGTAAGTGCCTGACTAGTTGCTGGGCAGCTGTGCCAATAAACTCAAAACATGGGGCTTCCCGGATAAGAGACTTCAGGATAAGGGGCTTCCCAGTCTCTACAGTCCTCTTACTGCACCCCTGCTGACTCCAGAATCACAGAGACAGAGCTGACAAAGCTACTAGCAGGCAATTACCTCATCTGGAAAGATGCCCTAAACTACCCCCGCCCTCCACTCTGCTGCTCCGGTGGGAAAAGGATGCATAGGAGGGAAGGCCCCAACACAGAGTACCCTCCTCTTTCCCATCTATGGCCAAGTCGGCAGGGTGGAGGAAAAAACCAGCATCAGAGCAGTCTCCTACTTTTAAATGTTTGGCCATTTGTGACCAAAACTATAACTAAATGACCTATTGGTCTATATAGCTGCCACTGTGTGGCAGACCCTATTTCTGAATGAGTTACATGATTTGCTCAcataatattgtattttaaaaaactttaaatgctGTTATTCCCACTTTCACTTGAAGAAAGTGAATACAGGCTCTCATGGCATGTTTTGTATATGCTTGGAACCAGACAGGGAGGCAGGTGACTGTTGGCCCCCAAGGTCTCTGAGGTAGATCCAAATAGGACAGGAATTAACTCCAGAAATGTACAGTGCCTTAGACTCTACTTCCTCTGCTTCATCAGCTCAGTTGCTCTGCTAAACACAGCTCACTTGAAGGTTACAAAATACATAGCAATATATGTAGCAGTAATACAGCAAATAGCTCAATCCCAGCAACCCAAAAATAGACTAAAGTTTAGCATAAGCCCCCTcttaatttcaaaagaaacaacaagCAGCGTTGAAATACACCCACTagtaaattaaaatacagctGCTCAACCAGTAGCCACAGCAGCCACCAGAAGGCCAGCCCCCAACTCTGGTTGAGATCCCCTGCTCAACCACAGGTCACACCAGCCAGAAGACCAAAGAAGAAAGCAGccattcaacaaagacaaactcagaaatccgcaCCTAGATGTAGCTATAAGTATCTCGTGTCCACCCAGCCCCAGCGGTCCAGACatatctctctcacccacagtccttcAGCTccgacccaagtaaatacacagaggcttatattatttacagactgtatggcctatggtagccttcttagaggcaggcaggaaattcatggagagagacaggaaagagaaaggcagagtctagaaAGATGCGAGCCAGCTGctcaaggaacaacatgtaatgggatgcaggtaaagccacagaacgcatggcaaaacatagattaatagaaatgggttaatttaagatatacgagctagctagcaagtttgtaaataatattaagcctctgagtgattattttataagtagctgcgGAAAAGCCAAGCAATATATCACCACCAAAGCCCAGCGATCCTACTATAGCAATCCCTGAATATTTCAACACAGAAGAACCACAAGAAAaggaccttaaaaccaactacatgaagatgatagagaccttaaagaggaaattaacaaaaacccttaaagaaattaaggaaaagacaaacaaaaaattggaggaaatgaataaatcccttaaagaaagaaaaaacaaacaaacaaacgaacagtagaaggaaacaaatgaaactgttcaagacctgaaaaggaagcaataaagaaaatacaaaatgagggaattctggaaatgaaaaatctaggtaagtgacatgtagctagaattttcctgcctggcccacagtcaggacaaatctttgtcacctgccagtcccatagccactcagacccaaccaagtaaacacagagacttatattgtatggccgtggcaggcttcttgctaactgttcttacagcttaaattaatccatttccacaaatctataccttgccacatggctcatggcttactggcatcttcacatgctccttgtcatggcggcggctggcagtgactccttctgccttcctgttctttcttttctcctctgttagtcctgcctatacttcctgcctagtcactggccaatcactgttttatttattgaccaatcttagtaatttgacatacagaccatcccacagcagtgacaggaactacagaggtaaacttcaccaacagaatacaagagttggaagaaagaatctcaggcattgaaaatacaacagaagaaatagaaacattggtcaaataaaatgttaaatataaaaattcctgacaaaaaatatccaggaaatctgggacactatgaaaagaccaaactttgaaataataggaatagaggaaggagaaaatccCAGTTCAGAGGAcaagaaaatactttcaacaaaatcatagaagaaaattttcctaaccttaAGAAGGTTAGGTAcaggaagcatacagaacaccaagtatattggaccagaaaagaaagtccctttgccacataataatcaaaacattaaacatacagaacaaaaaagaatattaaaagctgcaagagagaaaaagcaagtaacatataaaggcagacctactagaattatacctgacttctcaatagagactaaaAGCCAAAAGGGCCTGGACATATGTGCTgtaaactctaagagaccacagatgccagctcagaccactacacccagcaaaactgtcaatcattatagatggagaaaacaagatattctatgacaaagtcaaatttaaacagtatctatccacaaacccagctttATAGAAGTTACtgaaaggaaaactccaactcaagGAGATTAACTacagccatgaaaacacaggaaataagtaATATcataccaacaaaaccaaaagaaggaaagcacacacagacacaacactgataaaataacaggaattaacaatcattgctcatttatatctctcaatatcaatggactcaattccccaataaaaaagacacagactaacagaatggatgtgaaaacaggatccatccttctgctgcatacaagaaacacacttcaagaTCAAAGGaagacattatctcagagtaaagggttggatttgaacctaagaagcaagctggtacagccattttaaaatctaacaaaatagacttaaaaacaaaactaatcaaaaaagatgaggaaggacatttcatattcatcaaaggaaagatCCACTAAAATGAtgtttcagttcttaacatctctgccccaaatacaagggcatccacatttgtaaaagaaacattactaaagtttaaatcatacattgaccctcacacattgtTAGTGGGAGGCTTCAGTACCCTACTCTCAcaacaggtcatctagacaaaaaaatgaacagagaaatactggatcTAACAGGCATTGTAAACTAAATGAACCTAAAAGATATtttcagaacatttcacccaaacacaaaagaatatacattcttctcagcacctcatggaactttctccataACTGATCACATACTtcaacacaaagcaagtctcaacagataaaagaaaattgaaataactcctgaATCCTACCatgattaaagctggatttcaacaacaagagaaacaacagaaagcttacaaactcatggataCTGAAAACTCTACTGagtgaaaaatgggtcaagacataaataaagaaattaaagacttcctagaatccaatgaaaacaaatgcacaacatacccagaattatgggacacaatggaagtagtgctaagaggaaagttcatggcACTAAGTGCCTTCAAAAAGAAGttagagagatctcatattagtgaCCTattagcacacctgaaagctctagaacaaaaaaaaaaaaggaaacaaactcaaAAGGAGTAGGAAGctggaaataatcaaaatgaggaCTGAAAtcgataaaatagaaacaaagagaacaacacaaagaatcaatgaaacaaagagttgattctttcagaaaagcaacaagacagacaaacccttttccaaactaactaaaaggcagagatgggatattcaaactaacaaaatcagaaataaaaagggggatataacaacacacaccaaggaaatccaaagaatcattaggtcatatttcaaaaacctgtactccacaaaattggaaaatctaaaagaaatggacaattttcttgatagctaCTGCTTACCAAAGTGAAATCAAGATCATATAAACAAcatataacccctaaggaaatagaaacagtcattaaaagtctaccaacaaaaaatgaaaataaaagcccagggtcagatggttttagtgcagaattctaccagactttcaaagaagagctaataccaacactcctcaaattattacacaaaatagGAACAagaagaacattgccaaattcattttatgaggccacagttaccctgatactcaaaccacacaaagattcaacaaagaaagggaattacagaacaatttctttcatgaacatggatgcaaaaaatcctcaaaaaaaaaaaaaaacttgcaaatcTAATCtgagaacacatcaaaaaggtcaTCCAACactcaagtaggcttcatcccagagatgcagggat contains:
- the LOC114696539 gene encoding glycosylation-dependent cell adhesion molecule 1-like, with the protein product MKFFTVLLFASLATASLAVLPGSEDEIHMKTQHTSAISASQSIPTSHNSKESTSNKDSSKDSSIFREQLVSKDNVVIECTKSKSQKAQTGASQLEETTGPTTSAETTTEGKLTKLNQAIEKKLDKIIEKLMSAVEDIIPGTSDITSQ